The Candidatus Eisenbacteria bacterium genome includes the window CGACCTCGGTGTGGATCTGGAACGCGAAGTCGATCGGCGTCGACCCTCGCGGCAGCCGTCTCAGATCGCCCCGCGGCGTGAAGACGAAGACCTCGTCCTGATAGAGCGAGGTCTTGAGGAACTCCATGAACTCGTCGGGGTCGCCCGCGTTCGACTGCCAATCGAGGTTGCGCAGCATCGGCGCGAGCTTCCCGAGCACCTCGGAGTCGCTCCGATGGCCGCCTTCCTTGTACCTGTAGTGCGCCGCGACGCCCAGCTCGGCGACCAGATGCATCTCCTGCGTGCGAATCTGGAACTCGACCATCAAGCCGCCCGGCGCGACGACGGTCGTGTGGAGCGATTGGTACATGTTGGTCTTGGGCGTCGCGATGTAGTCCTTGAACCGCCCGTGCACCGGGGTGAAGAGGTCGTGGACCACGCCGAGGACCCGGTAGCAGTCGGCGTTGTCCTGCGTCAGAACCCGCACGCCGAGAAGATCGAAGATCTCCTCGAAGAGGCGGCCCTGCGCCTTCATCTTCCGGTATATGGAATCGAGGTGCTTGGGCCGGCCGACCACGTCGGCCTTGATCCCGAGTGAGAGGAGCCTCTCCCGGACCGGCTGCATGACCGCGGCGACCAGGCCCTCCCGCTCCTCCCGCTTCAGGGCCACCTTCTGGCGGATCTCCTGGTATGCCTGGGGATCCAGGTACTTGAGCGAGAGGTCCTCCAGCTCCCACTTGATGCGCGCGATCCCGAGCCGGTGCGCGAGCGGCGCGTAGATCTCGCGGGTCTCCCTCGCGATCCGGTCCGCGCGCGGAGCTTCGAGCGCCTGGAGCGTGCGCATGTTGTGGAGGCGATCCGCGAGCTTGATCAGGATGACGCGCAGGTCCCGCGCCATCGAGAAGAGCATCTTGCGGAAGTTCTCGGCCTGCTCCCTCTCGGGGCGGTCGAAGTGGAGGCCGCTGATCTTGGAGACGCCGTCCACGAGAGCCGCGACCTCCCGACCGAACGCGCGCTCGACGTCTTTGAGGCTGACCTCCGTGTCCTCGACCACGTCGTGGAGCATCGCCGCCTGAACGAGCGTCTCGTCTGCGCCGGGCCCGAGGAGATCGGCCAGGATCGTGGCGACGGCCAGGCAATGGGTCACATACGGCTCGCCCGAGAGGCGGACCTGGGTCCCGTGGGCTTTGACGGCGAAGTCGTACGCCGCGCGGACCGTGTCCGAGTTGATGGCGCGGCCGGTCCGCTTGAGCGCGTCGAGGAGCGGTCCCAGGGGATCAGCGGGGACCGAAGTCATGGCTACCGGATCTGAATGTCGCGCAGCTTCAGCTGGAGCCGCGCCCGGTTTTGCCAGACGTTGATCGTCGGGACGAACGCGATCGACACCCGGCCCATGTCCGACTGGATCGGACCGGCGAAGTGCCCCATCCCGAACCCGATGCAGTCGATCTCGCGGCCGTTCTGCCTGAGGCTCAGCTTCAGGTGGTTCCGGCTCACCACCATGGGCGGCGACGCGAGGCGGACGTTGTCGGCCACGAAGAGCGGCTCGGCATTCCCGATTCCGAACGGGGAGAGACGGTCGAGGAACTCGACGAGCTCCTCGTTGCAGTCGTCGAGCGAGAGCGGGCCGTCGATCGAGAGCTTCGGGATGAAGTCATCCGCCTGAAGCCGGGCCGCCACCACGCCGCAGAGCTTCTCCCGAAGCTTCTCCATGTGCTCCGCCCGGACCGTGAGACCGGCCGCGTAGCTGTGGCCGCCGAATCCGATCAGGTACTCCCGGCACTCTTGGAGCGCCTGGCAGACATCGAACCCGGGGATGCTTCGGGCCGAGCCCTTCCCCTCGTCCTCGTCCGCGGCGACGAGAATGGTCGGACGGTGGAATCGCTCCACGAGCCGCGACGCGACGATCCCCAGCACGCCGGGGTGCCAGCGATCGGACCAGAGGACGATCGCCGGCGGGAGATTCGGCCCCAGCCGTCGGAGCTGCTCCAGCGCGTCCTCGAGCGTCTGCTCGTCGATCTTTTTCCGGTTCGTGTTGTCCTCTTCCAGACTCTCCGCGATGATCGTGGCCTCCTGCGGCTCGGTCGAGAGGAGGAGCCGCACGCCGCTCTCCGCGTTCCCAAGCCGGCCGGCCGCGTTGATGCGCGGCGCGAGGATATAGGCGACGTGACCGCTCTCGACCCGACGCGCCTTGAGCCCCGCCACTTCCTTGAGCGCCACGATGCCCGGCTTTGTCGAGGTGCAGATCTGGTCCAATCCGATCTTCGCGAAGATCCGGTTCTCTCCCCGAAGCGGAACGACGTCCGCGATCGTGCCGAGCGCGACCAGGTCCAGGTGCTCCTTGACGAACGACTCGGGCAAAGCGCCGGGCCTCGACGCGACCAGGCCCTGGACCAGCTTGAGCACGACGCCGACGCCCGAGAGCTCCTTGAACGCGTACGGGCAATCCTTCCGCTTCGGGTTCAGGACCGCCGCGGCCGCGGGGATCTCGCCGAGCGGCTCGTGGTGATCGGTGACGATGACCTCGATGCCGTGCTGGCGGGCCAGCTCCACCTCCGCGGTCGCGGTGATGCCGCAGTCGGCGGTGATCACGAGCTTTGTTCGCCGCTTCCGCGCCACGTCGACCCCGCGCACCGAGAAGCCGTAGCCGTCCCGGATCCGGTCGGGAATGAAGTAGGTGACCTTGGCCCCGAGGCGTGTCAAAGCGGACGTTAGGAGCGAGGTCGCGGTGATCCCATCGACGTCGTAGTCGCCGTAGACGAGCATCGCCTCCCGCTCATCCACCGCCTTCCAGATCCGATTCACGGCCAAGTCCATATCTCGCATCGTAAATGAATCCAATAACTTGCCTAGAGATGGTTGAAGAAACTCTTGAACCTCGAGCGTGGTGCCGAATCCTCGGTTCGCGAGGAGGGAAGCAAAGGTGTGGGAGAAGCCAAGCTCCGCGGCGAGCTTTACGGCGAGCTCAGGCGCAGCAGGGCTACGGAGCACCCACGTCTTGGGCGTGGAGGCAGGCACGGACAATCCCTTCGTTGGAGGCGCGTGGAACGGCGGAATTCCCTTGAGGCTAACACCTTGAAAAATCAGGGTCAAGGCGTGGTGCAGGGACCGGATTGTTACGAGAGCTTGTAGCCGATCTTCCGGACGAAATCGCGGCGCGCCCTCGCCTGAGCGTCGTCCTCCACGCCGAGGGGCCGCGATCCGTCCATCACTCCCAGGACGGCTCCCTGGTCCCCGTCGCGCGCGACCACGGCCTGCACCGGATTCGCGGTGGCGCAGTGGATCGACACGACCTCGACACAGGCGCGAACGTCGCGGAGGAGATTGATCGGGAACGCCGCCTTGAGAAAGATCAGGAAGGTGTGCCCACACGCGATCTTCCCAAGCTCGTTCTCCGCCGCGACCGTAAGCTCGTCGTCGTTCCCCTCGCTCCGGATCAGCCTCGGGCCCGACGCTTCCGAAAAGGCGACGCCGAAGCGCGCGCCCGGGACCGAGTTGATCACCGTCTCGTAGAGATCCTCGGCGGTCTTGATGAAGTGCGCGTGGCCCAGGATCAGGTTCGCGTCCGCGGGGGTCTCGATCCGCACGAGCTCGAGGGAGGGTGTCACGATCGTCGAAGCCTCCACGTCAGATCAGATATCCGCCCGAAACCGCCAGCGCGGCTCCGGTTATGTAGCTCGACTCCTCCGCCAGAAGAAAGAGCGCGGCGCGCGCGATCTCGTTCGGAGTTCCAAGTCGTCGGGCCGGAATCTTCCGCGCGAGCGCGGCCGCCCGCTTCACCGCGATCCCTGTGCGGATGATTCCCGGCAGGATCACGTTCACCGTGATGCCGTGCGGCGCCTCCTCGTGAGCCACGCTCCTCGCGAGGGAGAGGAGCGCCGTCTTGGCGGCGCGATAGGCGTGGGCGCGCGGGGCCGAGCGGATCGCGTCGGCCCCCGCCACGCCGAAGAGCAGAATCCGGCCGTACCGCCTGCGCCGCATTCCCGGGAGCGCCTCCTGCATCGCGATCAGCGGAACGGTCACGTTCGACTGGATCAGCGCCTCCCACCGCTCCGCGGTGAGCCGGGCCATCGGCCCTTCCCAGTAATCCCCCGCCGCGACGACGAGGAGATCCGGCGCGGCCGCGCCGCGCCCCGCCGCCTGTCGGAGGAGGGCCCGCATCCGGGGCGGGCGCCCTGCGTCCGCGCGTACCGTGCGGAGCGGAAGTCCCCGGGCGCGGGCGATCGCTCCGACCTCTGCGAGGGCGGTCTTGCTCCGCCCGACGGCGAGGACGGAGGCCCCCGCGCGAGAGAGCGCCAGCGCCACCGCGCGGCCGAGGCCGCGTGACCCGCCGATGACCAGGGCGGATCGGCCCGCCACTCCCCCGGCGTCCGGGCCGAAGCTTGAGCGATCGTCCAAGTGTGCTACTATAGGACGCTTCGACGCCAAGTCAATCGGACCCCCCAAGGAATCGCGATGAACGACCAGCGCTGGGAAGAGGTGCTCCGCCGCCTCGACAAGCTTTTCGGCGACCTCGAGTTCGACGAAGTCGAGGACGAGGAAACCCACGCGGTGACCGAAACGGCCGTCTGGTCCGGCCCGCAGGGAAAGATGAAGCTCGCCCGCACGACCCGCCCCCTCGTCGTGGACAAGAAGACCCACTTCTCCAGCCGCGTCGGGGGCGGCACCCACGTCGAGTACATCTACTCGAAGACCGAGACCACGAGCAGGGTTCGACTCTTCCGCTGGAAGGAAGCTCTCGCGGATTGGGAAGAGATCGACGCGGCCGAGCTCGGCGTTCCCACCGCGCGCTAGGCTCCGATGGATCGCCACGTCGGCCTGGATCTCGTCCGCATTACCGAATCGGCCGGCCTCGCGTGCGCCCGCTGGATGGGGCGCGGCGACAAGAACGCCGCGGACCAGGCCGCCGTCACCGCGATGCGGAAGGCGTTCGACAACGTCGACATCCGCGGCACCGTCGTGATCGGCGAAGGCGAGCGCGACGAAGCGCCGATGCTCTACATCGGCGAGCAGGTCGGCTCGGGCTGGGGTCCCGAGGTGGACATCGCGCTCGACCCTCTGGAGTGCACCAATTCGGTCGCCTACGGCAGGCCGAACGCCATGTCCGTGATCGCGCTCGCGGCGCGCGGCCACTTCCTCCATGCCCCCGACACGTACATGGAGAAGATCGCCGTCGGTCCCAAGGCGAAGGACGCGATCGACCTCGCCCGCCCCATCGAGGAGAACCTCGAGGCCGTCGCGGCCGCCAAGGGCTACCACTTGGACGACCTGACCGTGGTCGTGCTCGACCGCCCGCGGCACGAAGAGCTGATCCATCGCATCCGGCGGACCGGAGCGCGCATCCACCTGATTCCCGACGGCGACGTGTCGGCCGCGATCGCGACCGCGCTCGATTCGACCGGGGTGGACGTGCTCGTGGGAATCGGCGGAGCCCCCGAGGGCGTCCTCGCCGCGGCCGCGCTCCGCTGCCTCGGCGGAGCCATCCAGGGCCGCCTCCTCTTTCAGAACGACGAGGAGCGCGCTCGCGCGAAGACCATGGGGGTTTCGGACTTCGATCGGATCTACAGCGAGACCGACCTGGCCCGCGGCGACTCGATCATCTTCGCCGCGACTGGCGTCACCGACGGCGACATGCTCGACGGCGTCCGCTTCTTCGGAGAGGGCGCAGAGACC containing:
- a CDS encoding adenosine monophosphate-protein transferase codes for the protein MTPSLELVRIETPADANLILGHAHFIKTAEDLYETVINSVPGARFGVAFSEASGPRLIRSEGNDDELTVAAENELGKIACGHTFLIFLKAAFPINLLRDVRACVEVVSIHCATANPVQAVVARDGDQGAVLGVMDGSRPLGVEDDAQARARRDFVRKIGYKLS
- a CDS encoding SDR family oxidoreductase — its product is MVRGVLVAAPHPAGAREAGRFGNADEIQADVAIHRSLARGGNAELGRVDLFPIRESFLPAEESNPARGLGLRVDVLDVGAAPDAAGEVGLLVHDEGAGRAGELHLSLRAGPDGRFGHRVGFLVLDFVELEVAEKLVEAAEHLFPALVVHRDSLGGPIDLASKRPIVAHLDDRSSFGPDAGGVAGRSALVIGGSRGLGRAVALALSRAGASVLAVGRSKTALAEVGAIARARGLPLRTVRADAGRPPRMRALLRQAAGRGAAAPDLLVVAAGDYWEGPMARLTAERWEALIQSNVTVPLIAMQEALPGMRRRRYGRILLFGVAGADAIRSAPRAHAYRAAKTALLSLARSVAHEEAPHGITVNVILPGIIRTGIAVKRAAALARKIPARRLGTPNEIARAALFLLAEESSYITGAALAVSGGYLI
- the glpX gene encoding class II fructose-bisphosphatase, with product MDRHVGLDLVRITESAGLACARWMGRGDKNAADQAAVTAMRKAFDNVDIRGTVVIGEGERDEAPMLYIGEQVGSGWGPEVDIALDPLECTNSVAYGRPNAMSVIALAARGHFLHAPDTYMEKIAVGPKAKDAIDLARPIEENLEAVAAAKGYHLDDLTVVVLDRPRHEELIHRIRRTGARIHLIPDGDVSAAIATALDSTGVDVLVGIGGAPEGVLAAAALRCLGGAIQGRLLFQNDEERARAKTMGVSDFDRIYSETDLARGDSIIFAATGVTDGDMLDGVRFFGEGAETHSMVMRVKSGTVRTIQTKYRYSHDSEAVLPDLSRATSTRG
- the recJ gene encoding single-stranded-DNA-specific exonuclease RecJ, which encodes MWAHLPDLSQGGVPDQSPPRRSRLCRGRVDPLRHRESGAGRGRARRGPGSRPGSDGRIAAPRRGGRRSGEGAPRFRPEDRLQALVTIRSLHHALTLIFQGVSLKGIPPFHAPPTKGLSVPASTPKTWVLRSPAAPELAVKLAAELGFSHTFASLLANRGFGTTLEVQEFLQPSLGKLLDSFTMRDMDLAVNRIWKAVDEREAMLVYGDYDVDGITATSLLTSALTRLGAKVTYFIPDRIRDGYGFSVRGVDVARKRRTKLVITADCGITATAEVELARQHGIEVIVTDHHEPLGEIPAAAAVLNPKRKDCPYAFKELSGVGVVLKLVQGLVASRPGALPESFVKEHLDLVALGTIADVVPLRGENRIFAKIGLDQICTSTKPGIVALKEVAGLKARRVESGHVAYILAPRINAAGRLGNAESGVRLLLSTEPQEATIIAESLEEDNTNRKKIDEQTLEDALEQLRRLGPNLPPAIVLWSDRWHPGVLGIVASRLVERFHRPTILVAADEDEGKGSARSIPGFDVCQALQECREYLIGFGGHSYAAGLTVRAEHMEKLREKLCGVVAARLQADDFIPKLSIDGPLSLDDCNEELVEFLDRLSPFGIGNAEPLFVADNVRLASPPMVVSRNHLKLSLRQNGREIDCIGFGMGHFAGPIQSDMGRVSIAFVPTINVWQNRARLQLKLRDIQIR
- a CDS encoding bifunctional (p)ppGpp synthetase/guanosine-3',5'-bis(diphosphate) 3'-pyrophosphohydrolase; its protein translation is MTSVPADPLGPLLDALKRTGRAINSDTVRAAYDFAVKAHGTQVRLSGEPYVTHCLAVATILADLLGPGADETLVQAAMLHDVVEDTEVSLKDVERAFGREVAALVDGVSKISGLHFDRPEREQAENFRKMLFSMARDLRVILIKLADRLHNMRTLQALEAPRADRIARETREIYAPLAHRLGIARIKWELEDLSLKYLDPQAYQEIRQKVALKREEREGLVAAVMQPVRERLLSLGIKADVVGRPKHLDSIYRKMKAQGRLFEEIFDLLGVRVLTQDNADCYRVLGVVHDLFTPVHGRFKDYIATPKTNMYQSLHTTVVAPGGLMVEFQIRTQEMHLVAELGVAAHYRYKEGGHRSDSEVLGKLAPMLRNLDWQSNAGDPDEFMEFLKTSLYQDEVFVFTPRGDLRRLPRGSTPIDFAFQIHTEVGHHCVGAKVNGRIVPLRYELRSGDSVQIITSPAGKPNRDWLKVVRSTAARTKIRHWLKISEQADSVALGREMIERELRRRRLAPPPSVSIEDLARAMGYEDLPGLHAAVGSGTVSVAHVLTRWFPGGIGPVQRIKEASLETFRAITGRPGRGVRIQGVDNLMVSYAKCCQPVPGDPVVGIVTRGRGVTVHRTDCPNTFDGRVAPERRVMVDWGEAADGSFSVKLSIYGVDRKSLLADIAKAIATTNTNIRTAGIKASDRNARGAFVVEVRDLAHLRLVMKAVEQVDGVEGVEREQVFGKPRGGAAGLAS